The genomic region GCGAAGTCGGCGCTCCGCACAAGGACGCCGCACGGTTCGCCGATTGACGATTTGTATTCGCGCTGGCGATGAGTAGGGTGCGGCTCGCCTAGGCTTCCGTGAGACCCGGGCCGGCGCCGTCCCGGCGCGCGAGCGCCTGGAGCGGGCTCGGCCCGCGTGCGGCCGCGCGAGGGGCGCCGGCATCTCGACCGGCGCCGGCGGCTCGGCGGAGGGAGCCCATGGCGGAACCGGAGAGGTCGCGGCGGGGCCGGCTGCTCCTCGTGGGCGGCGCCGAGCGGCGCGACCCTACCCGCGAGGTCCTGGCGCACTTCACGGCGCTGGCGGGCGGCGAGGAGGCCAAGGTTCTCGTCGTCGGCGCGGCGACGCGCGAGCCGCAGGACGTCCTGCCGGACTACCGCCGCGTCTTCCTGGACCTGGGCGCGAAGCAGGTCTGGACCACGGCCCTGCAGGACCGCGGGGAGGGCGAGGACCCGGGCCTGCTCGAGCGGCTGGAGGAGGCCACGGCCGTCTACTTCACCGGCGGCGACCAGCTCCGGCTGACGATGCGCGTGGCCGGCACCTCGTTCGGCGAGCTCCTCAAGGAGCGCCACAACGCCGGCTCGTTCCTGATCGGCGGCACCAGCGCCGGGGCCGTGGCCATGGGCAGCGTGATGATCCTCAGCGGGCCCGGCGGCGGCAGCGTGCGACGCGCCGACGTGCGCATGGGGCCGGGACTCGGCTTCATCAGGGACGCGACGATCGACACGCACTTCAACGAGCGCGGACGCGTGCCGCGCTTCCTGACCCTGTTCGCCCAGAACTCGCAGGTGCTGGGCATCGGGCTCGACGAGAACACGGCGCTCGACGTGCGGCTGGGCCACGAGTTCCGCGTCCTGGGCAGCGGCGCCGTCACGATCTTCGACGGTCGCGTCAGCTTCTCGAACGCCGCCGACGCCGGCGACCACGACATCATCGCCCTGTCCGGCGTGAAGGTGCACGTCCTGCCCCGGTCGTTCGGCTTCGACCCGGCGGAGATGAAGATCCTCCTGCCCGCCGACTAGAGCGCCGGGCGCTGCCGCTACCGGGCCAGCAGCGCCTCGGCCAGCTCGAGCACGTCCACGGGCCAGTACTCGCGAGGGCGGGGCCTCCTCACCCCCGGCCTGCCGGCCTCGGGGCGGCAGGCGAGCACGGCGTCGGTCCAGCGCCGCGGCACCGCGCCGAGGCCGTGCACCGCGCCGAGGAGCGCGCCGGCGATGGCGGCGTTCGTGTCGGTGTCGCCGCCGCGGCCGACCGTGTCGACGAGCGCCTCCTCGAGGCTGGCGGCGTTGACGAGCTGGTAGAGGGCGTTCTGGAAGGCGATGAGCACCCAGCCCATCAGCGTGGTGAAGTCCGCGGGCGGCTCGCTGGCGGCGGCGTCGACTGCCCGCCGCAGCGCCGGGTCGACCGCCATCTCGGCCGACCAGCGCCTGACGCGCCCGTACAGCTCCGCGGGGGCGGGCCCCTCCTCCACCGCGTGCGCGACCGCCAGGGCGAAGAGCGCGTTCGCCTGCCGGCAGACGCGGTGCGGGTGGGTGATGGCCGCGTCTGCCTCCGCCCACCCGGCCACCGTGGCGTCGTCCCTGCCCGCACCGAAGACCCCCAGGGGGCTCACGCGCATCAGCGCGCCGTTCGCCTGGCTGGCGGCGTCCGGCGCGCCCCTCAGACCGGCCCTGACCGTGATGCCGTAGTCGAACGGGCCCGAGTCCAGCCAGGCGACGTAGGCGGCGCGCGCCGCGCCCGGGTCGTACTCCCGTCCCCCGACCAGCGTCCGCGCCAGGGCCAGGGCCATCTCCGAGTCGTCGGTGGGCTGCCCGGCCAGCGTGCCCCAATGGCCGCCGTCCTGCAGCTCGCGCACGCCGCCGGGGTAGCGGGCGGCGACGTCCGCCGGCGTGCCGAACTCGACGAGGCCCCCCAGCGAGTCGCCCGCCACCTGCCCCACCAGGCAGCCGCGCGCCCGGTCGAGCTTCCCCTCACCCGGCTCCACGCCCGCCGACCCCCTCCTCATGCATCCCGCCGCCGCGAGCTAGCAAGGGGCCCGACCGGGAACCGTGTCCTGGTCGGGCCTCGTCGTGGCTCGGCGGGTAGGATTCGAACCTACGACCAATCGGTTAACAGCCGATCGCTCTGCCACTGAGCTACCGCCGAACGCTGCGGACCGCGAACGGCCTCGCGACAGCGGACGTCAGTCTACCAGAGCCGCGGTCGGGGGCACAAGGAATGCGGGCGCCGGCGGTCTCGACGGGCCGCTGCCACGGTCTCGGCGCACCGAGGTCGGTGCGGCCTCACGACGCCCGGTTCAGGGGTCGCGGCGAAGGGCGGAGTCTCGGGCCGCAAGAGCGGCTCACGGACCCGTTTCCGGGGCACGAGGGCCCGTTTCCCCGGCCCGTGGGGTCGTTCAGCCTGCATCGTCTTGACGAATCCCGTATACCGCGCTATCATTCACTCTATCAGCGCGCGGGAGCGCGCTGTTCGTCGTTAACGGGCCCCCCGCGCGCGAGTCCCGGCGCCCGCTGGCCCGGGGCCCGCCACAGGTCGGGGTCGGGCCTCCGGCGCGAGACGCGCCACGCTCGGTCTCGCCCGACGCGCCGCGGCGCCCTCGCTCAGACCACGTCCTCGCGGCTCACCCCGTCGCACTCGAGCACCAGGTCCGCCCCGTAGGCGCCCGCCGGCGTCTGCAGGCCGGGCGGCGCGTCACCCGCCAGGGCCCTCTTCGCCACGGCGATGGCCGACCGCGACGTCCACACCACGGCGCCCTCGGGACCGTGCAGGCGCGACACCGCCACGCCTCCCGCCCCGTCCCGCGCCTCCGCCCAGGTATCCGTGCGGCTGAGCCGCCGCGCCTCCTCGCTGGGCCCGGGCAGCACGAAGCGCCGCAGCAGCCGCCGGGCGGCCGGCGGACGCAGCAGCGGCCGGGATAGGCGCAGGGCGCGGTAGGCGAGCCGCAGCGCGGGCGACAGCGCCACGAACGCCTGGACGTCCGGCACGCCGGTGCTCCTGTTGACGACGAGCGGGTCCGGGCCCGGGTACCGCACCACGGTCACGTGCCCGTCGCCGAAGTCGACGCGCATCGTCGCCGGCCCGTGCGCCTCGGCGAGGCGCCCGCCG from Trueperaceae bacterium harbors:
- a CDS encoding cyanophycinase gives rise to the protein MAEPERSRRGRLLLVGGAERRDPTREVLAHFTALAGGEEAKVLVVGAATREPQDVLPDYRRVFLDLGAKQVWTTALQDRGEGEDPGLLERLEEATAVYFTGGDQLRLTMRVAGTSFGELLKERHNAGSFLIGGTSAGAVAMGSVMILSGPGGGSVRRADVRMGPGLGFIRDATIDTHFNERGRVPRFLTLFAQNSQVLGIGLDENTALDVRLGHEFRVLGSGAVTIFDGRVSFSNAADAGDHDIIALSGVKVHVLPRSFGFDPAEMKILLPAD
- a CDS encoding ADP-ribosylglycohydrolase family protein, with protein sequence MEPGEGKLDRARGCLVGQVAGDSLGGLVEFGTPADVAARYPGGVRELQDGGHWGTLAGQPTDDSEMALALARTLVGGREYDPGAARAAYVAWLDSGPFDYGITVRAGLRGAPDAASQANGALMRVSPLGVFGAGRDDATVAGWAEADAAITHPHRVCRQANALFALAVAHAVEEGPAPAELYGRVRRWSAEMAVDPALRRAVDAAASEPPADFTTLMGWVLIAFQNALYQLVNAASLEEALVDTVGRGGDTDTNAAIAGALLGAVHGLGAVPRRWTDAVLACRPEAGRPGVRRPRPREYWPVDVLELAEALLAR